The Halovivax ruber XH-70 genome includes the window CCAGGTCGGCTTCGCTGACGACCGGTTGCGCCCCGGCGAGCGGGCCACCCTCAGTGCCTGGGTCGGCCGCCCAGCCGTAGACGTTGCGCTGGTCGTCGGGGCTGATGTCGCCGACGATTCCCGCCTGCAGGCTCGCTCCCAGGGTCACGAACGCGATGACGGCCGCGACGCCGATGATGACGCCGAGCGTCGTCAACGCCGACCGCAGGCGGTGCCCGGCGATCGACCGCCAGGCGAGGCGGAGCAGGGCGAGCGGCTTCACCGGTCTGGCCCCCGATCTGACCCCTCCTGATCCGTCCCACGGTCCGTCGCCGTAGCGCCTTGCTCGTCGCGTCCAGCAGTCGACGATGGGGTGCCGTCAGGTCCGGCGGACGGTGGCTCCGGTCCGTCGTAGGCGTCGTCCAGCGCTTCGATTCGCTCGATCTTCCCGTCGAGCAGGTGCACGATCCGCTCGGCGCGCTCGGCGACGTGGCGCTCGTGGGAGACGACCAGCAGCGTCGTGCCGGCGTCGTGAAACTCGGCGAAGAGGTCGAGGATCCCGGCTTCGGTCTCCGTGTCCAGGTTCCCCGAGGGTTCGTCGGCCAGCACGATCGCCGGGTCGTTCACGAGCGCGCGAGCCAGCGCGACGCGCTGACGCTGCCCGCCCGAGAGTTCGTTCGGCCGGTGATCGGCCCGGTCGGCGAGACCGACCCGGTCGAGGAGGTTTCGCGCCCGCTCGTTCCTGTCGGCACGGCCGACGTTCTGGAAGAGTTGCGGCATGGCGACGTTCTCCAGGGCGGTCAACCGGGGCATCAGGTTGAACGTCTGGAAGACGAACCCGATCTCGGTGCCACGGAGTCGCGTTCGTTCCCGCTCGCTGAGCGTCGAGACGTCCGCCCCGTCGATGACGACGCGGCCCTCGGTCGGCGTGTCGAGACAGCCGATCACGTTCATCAGTGTCGACTTGCCCGACCCGCTCGGGCCCATGATCGCCGTGTACGAGCCGCGGGGAAGCGAGAGTGAGACCCCGTCGAGCGCGTGGACCGGCTCGGCTAGCTGGTAGGTCTTGCGGACGTCGTCGAGGGTGACGGCCGGCTCGCTCGTCGCCATGCGGGTCGGACCACGTCCCCGGCGAAAAAGATTCGCGGCGACGCGAGGGGTGGTTTACAATTGGTCTCGGAGGGCGAATCACAGCCTACAATCCGCCAACCGCTGTATCATCTTACAACTGTCGAGACGGGGACCAACTCATAAACCAGCGGTATTGGCTGTACACGACTTTGGTCTTGAAGCTAACAAATTCTTATCCATCAGGCTATCCAAGATGCGAATTACCATTGTTATAGAGACTTAATATTCGATATTTTGATATGGGTAGCATTAGATATGTGGGTGTATTGTAATCTTTAACCCGTGCCGTAGAACTCATTGCACCGCCAAGGATCTGGTTCCTGCACAAGCGATATGCACGTTGAAGCAGAATAAAAGGAAATTTTGCAATTAGCTTACGAACCAACGACACCTTTGAATATGTATCTCAAGAGATCAACCGCCCAATTGGGTCTTATATATTATATTTGGGTTTGACTGTTGATTACAAAAGCATGCCCTCAGTTCTGATTCTATAGCTGTGGTTGACTTCAGTCAGTAATTATATATGTCCTCTATCTCCGCCATTCCCAAGTATGGCAATCTACCTTCGTGGAGGCTCCAGATCGAGAACGTATTCTATCTTTAATAGATTATGCTCTACTAGGCTGATCAAATTCGACGCTATGTTTATTTGCAATTCTATAGGCTGCACACCCAACGCTAGTATCACCCACGGAGCCTTTGTGTGGGGCGATAACGGCTGCTCGTTTTACGCCGATAGAATCTGTATATTCTCGGTAGTGGGGAGAACCGGAGTCGCCACTATCTGTGCACGTCGTAAAATGCACATATATGTCATCACCTTCACAGTCAGTAGAATATCCGTCCGGAAGATACTCATCATACCCAGAAACCTCTCCGCTTGTTTTACATGTCTTCGCCCCTCTCTTATATACTGTCTCACCATCTGATTTAAGCACGTGTAAGCCTTCTTGAGTCACATGACCGCTAATGGGTCTATTTGTGCCATGTATTTTGCCGCTAAAATCCATCTCTGAATCAGATGTTATTTCAACAGTGGCCCAGTCCTGGTCTGGATCAAGGTCAGTAACTTGACCAACTACTTTCCCCTTGTGTTCAAGGGTGTAATCTGGGCACACGTGGGCACAAGTAATTGCATGGGCGGAACACATCAAAACCGGGTCTAAGTCCTTTATCACATACCCGAACGAACTGTGATTGCTATCCAGTCTTGCTCCACCGCCAAGGGAATTGTATTCATTGCTATCACAGTAATTGTCCCGACTACAGTTATGGTTATCAACTCCTGAATATTCTATCACATCTATTTTCTCACCATCTATTCTTTCAGGTAGAACGCTCATTGGGTTTGCACTTGGGTCTTTTTTGGCATCTTCTCGAACACGGATATGAAGTTTACTCTTTTTCAGCGGGCCGATCTTTTCTTCAGAATTGGATATTCCTACCGATGAAATGCCTGATTCGTATTTGTATTCATCTTTAAGATTATTTTTCAATTTGATGATGTGTCTTTCGTGCTCCCACCAATCTTCTGGGACTGACTGTGTTTTTATGATTTCTCCACCTCGTTTAACTACGGGTAACCTTTTTTCATTATCTGGTAGCGCTGAACCAGTTTTAGCGACCGTTAGTGATACAGATCCGCCACCTACTGCCTTCAGTACGTTTCTTCTGAACGTCATGTACACCATCCCAATTATTAACTATACTATTTATATTTACGGATATTGTATTCTATCTTAATATATGAATGGGGTAGGCGCGTATCCATTCCATTTGCCCACAACTTTTTCTTATAACTAATTAAGGGTTGTTGTAATGCTGGTAATGGTCTTCATCCCTCCGTTTTTCAATTTCTCTATTAGAAAAGGTTTTACGCTCGGAAGCAAATGAAGTAAATATGGAACGGCGCACTCTCCTTTCACGAGCTGCGATTGGCTCCTCTCTACTTGTGGCTGGGTGTTTAAGCGATAGTTGGATAGGTAATAACGAAGGAAACAGTATGGAAAGTGAAGGTCCTATGACTCAGTCTGTACTTGATTACGAACTACAGCAGTTAGGGATTCTCCGAACAACTCACAACCCTCTTGACGAAAATTCATCAGGATCTTCTATGATAATAACTTCGCCCAGTGATGCATATGATAAAATACCCGTAGAAAAATTCGAAAATAATAGCGTGGAGGATATTGACAATTTTATCACAAACACTGACTTCAACAGTGATGTATTACTTTACATATTGTCTAAATGGCCCAAGTCAAATGGGGCGTATATAAACGGGGGCGAACTTAGAAGGGTTGGTGATAAAATCACTGGGGAATTTGTGGCTGATGGTGAAAGCCGAAATGCAGGTGATGATGCTCCTATTTTTCCTGGTTGCCTGTCTCGTGTTTATGTTGATAGGGATAACATAAAGAATATTTTTATAACTATTACCTCTGGCCGGGGTGTTGAGGAAACAACCAAAGAGAGTTTGTAGTGGTTTTATAGTAAATCCCGCATATCCTTAAAGGAACGTGGGTAGGTCTTGTTCTCTGGTGGTACTAACGGTCAAATATAAGTATAATGCTTTTCGTCTCTGTGATAAGTCTCGCAATATTGTAACAATTGGCGATTAGGTTCTTCCCTCTGAAAACGGGAGATTCTTCCAGGCTTACGCACAGTTCCGACTTCCTTCTAAGCAAAGGCGGATTTTCGTGATGCGGATCCGGAGCTAATGCTGCAACGCCCTTGATCTTCACGTTTGCGATACGTGTCTCGTCAGATGCGATCGCCGCTGCATTCAACGAATGAGTTACAGTGGTGGTACCATTGAGTCAATTTCTTATGTTCCTGTGAACTGGCGTGCCCATTCCAACGATGGTGGATAGCTTCGCTTTCAGGTGGCTGCAACTGTCCGTGCAGAGAGCACTACTCCCCCAGCGCCCGGGCGACCGCGTTCGCGACGCTCGTCGCCTTGTCGGCCAGCGCTTCGGAGACGAACCCGTCGTCGACCGCCGTCGCGAGTTCGTCCTCGTCGACGATCTCGACCGTGCCGTCGCCGTGACGAACGACGTCGACGTGCAGGTCGACGTAGCGAGCCGTGTCGGGGAAGCACTCGACGGGTGTACAGATGTTGACGTAGGTGCCGATCACGGTGCCGTCGGCGCGTTTGTACGTCGTCGGGTACCACCACCGGCCCTCGCGGAGTTTCGTCACGGCGATATCACCCGACTCTTTCGGTGCGCCGAGGCCGTCGTACTGTCCACCGCCCCGGATCGACCGTTCTAGCGTGAGCGAACCGTCCGCGTCCCACGCGGTCACCTCGCCGGGACCGAGCGTGATGAGCCGGCCGTCGGGCTTGCCGTGGCCGAGCGCGAGGCGATCGCCCGTTTGCGGGCCGAACTGGCGCGTGACGGCGGCGAACGGGAAGTCGACGTCGGCGTCCCCGCCGAACGCGTCCCCGAACCCGTCGCCCGCTCCGGCCATCGCCTCCCCACAGACCGCCTCGGCGAAGTCGACCGCGGCGCTGGCGCCCCGGTCCGCGGCCTTCGTCCGGTGGTGGCCCGGCATGGTGGTTTCAACCGCCCGGCGCGTCTCGTCGAGGGCGAACCGCGACTCGCGGCCGAACCAGCACCACTCGGTCGCGTTCGGCGCGATGATCGCCCCGTTCGTCCCGTCGCCTTCGGCGCCGTTCCCGTCCATCGAACCCGCCGCGGCGAGCGCGTCGTCGACCCGTTCGGCACGTTCCGTGGCTCGTTCGAGTGCGGTGGTCATCGCATCCATATCGGCGTCCGCGGCGGTGCGTTCCCAGCGCACGCCCCAGCCGTCAGGGGGGTCCACGGACAGCAGATCCGTCAGGCCGACGAGTTCCTCGCCCGTCTCACCCGGGGCGGCCGCGCGGACGCCGCCCCGATCGCGGGTGAGGGTGCAGAGTCCGCCGCCGACGGTGATCGTTGGTTCGACGCGCGGCAGGTCGTCGGCCCAGGGCGGCGTCGGCTCTTTCACCTGCACGCGATAGCGGTCGCCTGCGTCGACGTAGCCGTCGGCGGCGTCGTAGGGCAGGTAGCCGCGCTCGCCGTTTCCGAGGTCGACGACCGCGCCGCTGCCCCCGTCGGCATCGCTGACCGTCGCGTCGAAGACGGCCCCACGCGGTGCGTCGTCGTCCCACCGAAGCGTGTCGACTCCCGCCGATTCGACCGCGTCGGCCACGCCCGCGACGGCCGCTGCCGGTCCCGAACACTCGACGCCGAGTCGGTCGCGCGTCGTCTCGATCCGCACGCTCGCCGGCGCGGTGGCGAACGTCCCGTCGAACCGTTCCTCGATGGGATCGGAGGCCTGGACGACCTCGTGGCCCGCCGTCTGAAGCCGCTGGGTGAGGGCGGTCGTGTATGTCCCGCGGATCCGAACGGACGCCGGGTCGTGCTCGTCGGGCCCATCGGCGCCTTCCGTAGCCGTCATGGCTCGCTCGCCCGACTGGCGGGCGTCTCTCGATCGGCGATCATACCCGCACGTGGGGTCGGCGGCGTCTTGTGCGTGCGGGTTTCGGCCGCGATTCGAGCGTTGCTGGGAACCGCGTACAGATTCTTCGTTCCTCGACTCTCCCGGGAAACCTCGTTCAGGATCGACTACTCGGGCGCTAAATTTTCGGACATGTGGACGGTCGAGTCAGTGAACTACCCTACCCTACTCGCTCACGGCTGACGCCGTTCGCTCCTTGAGGGTAGCGCGGGACCTTCGGTCCCGCTGACCATGCGAACGGGCGCTTCGGGCCCGTGACCAGATAGGGCTTCCTGCTTCCACGACGCGCTTTGCAGATACAGGTGTATCCACAGGGAGCGCAGTCTCCACAGGCGTTGATTCGGAGTATCCCACTCCTACATCTTCGAGGCCGCGAGAAAGGATGTTCCATGCCGCGTTCGCGTCCCTGTCCGCTTCAAATCCGCAGGCAGGACAGGAGTGTTCACGGACCCACAACGGCTTCTTTGTCTCGACGCCGCACGACGCGCACTCCTTGGTCGTCCCTCTCGGGTTGACCGCCACGAAGTGCGTCCCCTCGCGCTCGCACTTGTATTCGAGCAACGAGAGGAACGTTCGCCATGCCGCGGACGCGGTGTTGCGGCTGTTCGACGGCGACTCCATCATGCCCTTCACGTTCAGGTCTTCGACCGCCACGAGGTCGTACTCCCGAGCGTAGTACTTCGAGAGTTTGTGCAAGAAGTCGCGGCGTTTTCGTCGGAGGTCGGCGTGACACTCCGCGATTCGACGCCGTTGTTTCTCGTAGTTGTTCGACCCGTGTTCCTTCCGGGAGAGCTTCCGTTGCTCGCGCTCCAGTCGCTCTCGTTCGTCAGAGAGGTCGAGCGACCCGACCGCCGTGCCGTCGGTATCGTGGGCGTACGTGAGAATCCCCACGTCAATCCCAACGCACTTCTCGGGATTCTCAGGCGGCTCAGGAGATTCACGGTCCATTTGGACGCCGAACGTGGCGAACCACTCGCCCGTCGGTTCCTTTTTGAGCGTGACCTGCTTGAATGCGGCATCGTCTGGAATCTCTCGGTGGAGCTGGATCGGTATGTCCGCAAGTTTCGAGAGTGACAGGACAGTCTGACCGCCCTTCTTGTCGAGCTTGAAGCCGGACTGGCTGTACGTGAAACTGCGGAACTCCCGTGGCGGCTTCCACTTGAGTTGACCGACGCCGTAGCCGTTCTCCTTGAGTTTGGAGAGGCCTTTGAGATTGTCGAACAACCGTTCTACGACGGTCTGAAGGACTTTCGAGTACACGTCAGAGAGGTCGTTCCACCACTTCTTGAGGTCGGGTAACTCAGACCGTAGCGTGGTCATTGACGGCAGTTCACCGTGTTCGTCTTGGTACTCGTTGAGGCGGTAGCGTGTGTGGTTGTACAGTTGCCTACAAATATCGCGGTGGCGGTCCAACTCCTCACGGTGGGCGTTGGACGGCTTGAGTCGATACTTGTAGGAGTAGTACATCAGGACTCTCGTTGTTCTTCGACGTATTGTTTCAGAACGTCGAGCGACACCTGCCCCGTCGAAAGGAGGCAGTAGGAACTGTTCCAGAACGAGTCGCCCCACAGTTCGGTCTTCAGTTCGTCCTCGTACTCGTTGCGGATACGACGAGCGGTCGCACCCTTCACGGTGTTGATGAACTTCACGAGGTCTGTGGTCGGCTTCGCTCGGAACTGGACGTGTATATGGTCGTCCTCACCGTCGAGATTGACGAGTTCGACGCCGTAGTTGTCCGCGAACCCTTCGATGATACCTCGAATGAAGTTGGTTCGTTCTTCGGTTAGCACCCCTCGCCGATACTTCGTCGTGAGTATCAGGTGATAGTGGAGCGAGTAGACCGAATGCGAACCTGAGTCGAGGTCGTACTGCATTGGGTTCGGTAGTTAGTACGACACCCTAACGAAAAAAGATAGCGATTACGTGGGCCTGTGGGACGGCTACCGAACACGTTTGAGAGCTGTACGGCGTTGACGAGACGCAAAGCGTCTCGTTCGCACACCAGAAATCACCGATTTCTGGGGACGCTGTGTCCCCTCCCGACTCGCGCCTTCGGAATTCGTTGAGGAAGGGACTTAGCGCCTTGAGTCACTAAACACTTATCCGTGGAGTATCTCGGTAGGCGTGATGAATCGTCGGAGCTACCTGGGAACGGCCGGTGCGGCGACACTCGCCGGTCTCGCCGGCTGTACCGGACTGCTCGGGATGGACGAACACGAGGCGAACCCGGTCGGTGTCGCTGCCGAGACGCGGGCGGACACCGGGTACGAACAGCGTCGTGTCAACGATCTCGTTATCGAAGAGTCGGTCGACATGCTGCTGTGGTCCGAGACGGTCTCGGTGACGAATTACCTCGTCGAACACGAAAAGAGCGTCTCGGTCGGGCCACTGACGGACCAGCGAGCCGCGGTCTTCGTCGCCCTTTCGACCCCAAAAGTATCGGTCCTCGGCCAGCAGCTCAATCCGATCGAGGACATGGAGACGGCCAGACTCGTGACGATGATCGCAGAGAACTACGAGGGGATGGGCACGCCTCGCCATATCGAAGACGAGAAATTGTCCGTCCTCGACCAGCAGGTCGTCACATCCGCGTTCCGGACGACTGCGACGTTCGCCGGCGGGCAGGAGATCGAGGTGAACCTTCACGTCACGGAGGCCATCGACGCCGGCGACGATCTGGTCGTTGGCGTCGGGGTCTACCCGCGCCAACTCGCCGATCGGGAGCGACCAAACGTCGAGTCGCTGATCACGTCGATCGACCCGTCGGTCGACGTGGAGGGCGAGTCCGCCGATGGAACCAATTCGTCAGATGGCGGCGAGAACCAGAACGGACTCGGTCTCTAACCGACTCGACATCTCTTCTCACGCCAATTCTAGTCTCATCCCTTTTCGACACTTGTCCCCTCCTGGCTCAGGACGGCGACGGCCGCCGTTCCTGAACCCGTTTTCGCTCTTCTTTGGGCGTTTCGACGATCGATTCGACGTACTTCGCCAGGACGTCGACCTCGAGGTGGACCGGATCGCCGACTGCCTTCTCCGAGAGCGTCGTGATCTCGTACGTCGTCGGGACGATAGCCACCGTGACCCGGTCGCCGTCGAGGTCGGCGACGGTGAGGCTGATTCCGTCTATCGTGATCGAGCCCTTCTCCACGACGTACCGGGCGTAACCGTCGGGAAGCTCGAACTCGACGTACCAGTCCTCGCCGACCGATTCGACCGCCGAGACGGTCGCGACCGCGTCGACGTGGCCCTGCACGACGTGGCCGTCGAACCGCCCGCTCGCCGGCATCGCGCGTTCGAGATTCACCGCGTCACCGGCTTCGAGATCGCCGAGGTAGGTACGCTCGACCGTCTCGCTCGCGAGGAACACCTCGAACCACGACCCGGTCTCGAAGCGCTCGACGGTCAGACAGACGCCGCTGACGCTGATACTCGCTCCGTGTGCGACGTCTTCGACCACCTCGTCTGCCTCGATTCGCAGGCGAACGCCGTCGTCGGTCGCGTCGCGCGATCGGATCGTCCCCGTCTCTTCGACGATACCGGTGAACATGTCGAGTTCTCGGGCGTCCTGCGGGTTAATTGTTCCGTTCGCGTTATCTATCTCGGATTCGTTACACCCGGTCGCCGATCCGTCGAAGCCGATCGAACGCCCGCTATCTCCGCGACAGCGCCCGACGCCGACACAGACCACCGAACTCCCGTCGTACCCCCTCCTGACCGACGAACCTTTTGGCCCGGCCGTCTAGTGGTCGCTAATGGCAGGCATCGTCGAGACGATTCAGCTCGCCGGCGTCCTCATCTTCGCGATCCCCGCCGCGATCGCCGGCATCGACTTCCTGGTGTTTCGCGGTGAGCCACTGCTCGGTGGCGCGCTCGTCGGGCTGGCGATCGCCCTCGTCGCGATCGAGCAGTACCTGACGACACCCGGCGATCTGCCGGGGGCGGTCGCGTCGCGGGCGGAGGACGCGCTCACCGTCGAACCCGACGAGGAGGAGTAGGCTGCGATCGATCTCACGCCGTCGATAGGTCGCTGCGCTCTGTGAGCGCGACCGGATCGAGCGTGTGACTCGGCCGCGAGAGCCACTCGACGCCGTCCGTTTCCACCGCGAGGAGGTCGGCGAGGACGACCTCGCGGCCGTCGGGGGCCGGCACGCACGCCTCGAGCGCGACGACGGCCCCCGCCGCGACCTCGTGGGCCGGGCGAACCGGCCGTTCGCCGACGGTGAGGCCCACGCCGCCGACGGTTGCGGTCGCCTCTCGCTCGAAGCCGAAGGAGCCAGCTTCGGCGGCGAGTTCGACTTCGACCGCTCGGACGGACGCGGCGTCGGCCGTGAGCATGGTGGCCGCCGACCGGAGGGCGCTCTCGACGGCGACGTGCGCGCGTCGCTCCCAGCCGCCGTCGGTGTCTGGCACGAGCGTCCGCGCGAGATAGCCCCGGTAGCCACCCGGCCCACGGGGCGCCAGCCGGACGACGAGCGCGTCGCCGGGTCGGATGGGCCGATCGGACTCGGTGCTGGTGATCGACGTCGCTCCTGCGGGACGCGCCCCGGCGGCGACGATCGCGGCATCGATTTCGCGGCGCAGCCGAGCGGTCGTGAGCGGTCCGTCCGCGGTCTGGAGTCCGTCGGTGGTCGCTGTCGCGTCGACGAGTACCTCGCCGGCGTGGTGGAGCCCCGCGACGGCGGCTCGCTGGGCGGTTTCGATCCGGGCACGGGCCACGGCTCCCTTTCGTTCGCGAGCCAGGCCGATGGCGTCGGAGGAGGCGAGTTCGAAGCCCGCTCGCTCTATGTACAGCGCCGCGTCGTGTGGAATCGACGCCGGGGCGAGCAGCGTTTCGTCGTCGGGGAGCGTCGTCGACAGCCGCTCGGCGAGCGTCGCAGCCGGCTGGTCGGCGTCCGCCGGTGAGACGACGAGGATGTCGTCGGACACGACGGCGACGGCCCAGGGGGCGGTCGACCGGCCGTCGAGCGCGTTGCCGGCGGTTAGATCGAGCGACATCTCGAAATCGGTGTTGTCCCCATCGAGTGGCGTCTCGAGACCGGCGACGTCTCCATCCAGTGCCGTGTCGAGACCGGCCGTGTTCGTCTCGGTCGCCGTGTAGCCGTCCCGGTTTGCGAGCAGATAGTGAATTCCGGGATCCTGCCGTGGACCGGCGTGGACAAATCCGGCAGCTGCCTCGTCCGCGAGCGCCGATCGGATCGCCGCGAACGCGTCCGTCACGGCGCTTCGGCTTCGAGTTCCTGTGGGCGCTGGGCCTCCTCGACGAGTTCCTCGAGGCTCTGGTCCGTGAGCTCGTTGTTCAGCAGGACGTCGATCGGCAGCGTGGGGGCACCGTCGACCAGATTCTCGAGCAAGACGAGCCGTTCGCGAGCCCGGGACATCCCGACGTAGAAGACGCGCCGTTCGTTGTCGGTGAGGATGGGGACGGGCGAGGTGGTCTTGGTGAACTCTTCGACGCCGGGGATGTCGGTGACGCCGCCCTCGCCGTCGCCGGAGCGATCCTCGATGGTGGCGACCATCTGCTCGACGACCTTCTCGGTGAGGTCGGTGCCGACGAAGACGTGGTCGGCCTCGCGACCCTTCGCGGAGTGGATGGTGCCGACGCGGACGCGGTCGGTGTCCATCCCGCGGTACTCGCCGATGTTGAAGTAGGCCTTGACGGACTTCTTCTGGAAGCTGGTCACCTTCCGGAGCATGTCCGACGCGGACGCTTCGTCGGGCATGAACGGGACGTGCTCGTCGATCACCGAGGCGGGGACGGTGAGTTCCTCCAGATCGTCGACGCCCGCCTCCTCCTGCAGTTCGTCGATGTCGTCGAAGAGGGCGTCGCGCTCGTTGGTGCCGAACGCGGAGTCCTGGAGCATGTCGGCGAGTCGACGCGCCTCCAGCCCGTCGATATCCTCGTCCTCGCTGATGGCCTCGACGGCGCGGACGTACTGGGTCAGGCGGTCGGTCCACATCCGCTGGTCGGTCAGGGCAGTGAAGGGGACGCCCTCGGTGATGAACTCGTCGATGAACTGGAACATCTGGTAGCGCGCCCGGAAGAGCAGCATGATCGTGCCGTCGCCCTCGACGAGGGCGCGCCGGACCATCCGGACGACGTCGAGCATGGACTTGTTCGTCTCCGCCTCGACGATGCCGCCTTCCTTGCGTGGGTTGAGGTCCTTGTCCTGGCGGACGTCGATGTGGCGGATCTCGCGGTTGACGGCGTTCAACACGTTCGATGGCAGGCGGTAGGAGTTCGGGAGGACGACGTCGTCGTCGACCTCCTCGTCCAGGAGGAGCGCGGGATCGGCGCCCTGCCAGGAGTAGACGACCTGGTCGTCGTCGCCGGCGATCAGCACCTGCTCGACGTGGGGTTTCCACTCCTCGTAGACGTCGTACTGCAGGGTGGTGATGTCCTGAAACTCGTCGATGACGAGGTAGTCGACGTTCGGGACGAGCGAGCGCTGTTCGACTCGCTCTAGCATGTCCGCGAAGCCGATCTTGCCCTCCTGGCCCTTGTAGTTGCGCCAGCCACGGATCGCCTCGGGGACGTCGATTCGATCGTCGTCGCTCGGCCACGTCGGGGTGTACTTGTTACCCTCCTGGGCGTTGTCGTCGATCTCCGGCGGCAGGCGGACCTCCTCGTCGTCCCACTGGAAGGGAACGTCGTACCAGTCGGAGACGTCTCGGCTGGTCCGCTGGAGCCACTGGCTCGTCGCGATGATCTTGTTCCCGATGGTCGTCGAGCGGGCGGTCCGGCGGCCGGCGCCGCTGTACTCGTCCTCGTACTCGATGCCGTAGTCCTCACAGAAGCCTTCCTTGTCGGACTCGCCGATGACGTCGCCGCGCGAGAGGTCCAGCAGTTCGTAGGCCTTCGCGTGCATCGTACAGACGTTGCCCTGCAGCGAGCGGGGGTTCTCGTCCAGACGCTCGGCGAGGCGCTCGCGGACCTCCTGGGCGGCAGCACGGGTGTAGGAGACGACGAGAATGTCACGGAACGTGACGTCGTCGGCTTCGAGAATCTCTTCGACGTGGTCGAGCAGCGCGGTCGTTTTCCCGCTGCCCGGCCCACCGAAGAGGCGCGTCACCGTCGTGTCGCTTGCGGTCATTGTCACCGTACAAGGGCGCGTCCCTCATAAGTGACGTGGGTTTCGTTCGAGCTACCGGTGGCTGAATCGTCGGCCGTTTTCGGCTGCGACA containing:
- a CDS encoding UvrD-helicase domain-containing protein translates to MTASDTTVTRLFGGPGSGKTTALLDHVEEILEADDVTFRDILVVSYTRAAAQEVRERLAERLDENPRSLQGNVCTMHAKAYELLDLSRGDVIGESDKEGFCEDYGIEYEDEYSGAGRRTARSTTIGNKIIATSQWLQRTSRDVSDWYDVPFQWDDEEVRLPPEIDDNAQEGNKYTPTWPSDDDRIDVPEAIRGWRNYKGQEGKIGFADMLERVEQRSLVPNVDYLVIDEFQDITTLQYDVYEEWKPHVEQVLIAGDDDQVVYSWQGADPALLLDEEVDDDVVLPNSYRLPSNVLNAVNREIRHIDVRQDKDLNPRKEGGIVEAETNKSMLDVVRMVRRALVEGDGTIMLLFRARYQMFQFIDEFITEGVPFTALTDQRMWTDRLTQYVRAVEAISEDEDIDGLEARRLADMLQDSAFGTNERDALFDDIDELQEEAGVDDLEELTVPASVIDEHVPFMPDEASASDMLRKVTSFQKKSVKAYFNIGEYRGMDTDRVRVGTIHSAKGREADHVFVGTDLTEKVVEQMVATIEDRSGDGEGGVTDIPGVEEFTKTTSPVPILTDNERRVFYVGMSRARERLVLLENLVDGAPTLPIDVLLNNELTDQSLEELVEEAQRPQELEAEAP